In Actinoplanes sp. NBC_00393, a single genomic region encodes these proteins:
- a CDS encoding alpha/beta hydrolase — translation MRALARPVTVAILTLTTLFGYAPQPAGAEPGMGVPPRTRYGGTATIAWEPCVEDEQVQCGTMRVPADWTRPYGPQIEVALARRPAADPARRLGVLMVNPGGPGASAVNMALDTEFFTAEVTDRFDIVGLDPRGVGRSSPVLCDQKLVDTKPSPLPATEAEFGRIAVFNQRLAADCAARSGPAFHHADTASVVHDMEALRVALGEQKINFYGASYGTMLGQLYGELYPARLRGLVLDSVMDHSAGVDAFLTQSAEAAQNAFEQFVAWCARDDKCALRGRDIKAIWAALMKRAEAGTLADPYDPPARLRVWDLISAAFSAFYDPQWYSFAHYLKEAYEPAPAGPRVGSTPVDLTPHSFPAVVCQDWSLPMGGYAGYRARLRGLAVRAPQMLASPLALTAAAGCLGWPTPPVNPQRPIAKAAGPVLLVNSRHDPATAYVWARQVAQQLGPSARLLTYQGWGHVTYDHSECVSGAVDRYLTDLSLPAAGATCPAIEPEPYGVG, via the coding sequence TTGCGAGCTTTGGCACGGCCGGTCACGGTCGCGATCCTCACCCTCACCACCCTTTTCGGGTACGCGCCACAGCCGGCCGGGGCCGAGCCGGGGATGGGCGTGCCGCCGCGCACCCGGTACGGCGGCACCGCGACCATCGCCTGGGAGCCCTGCGTCGAGGACGAGCAGGTGCAGTGCGGGACGATGCGCGTGCCGGCCGACTGGACCCGGCCGTACGGGCCGCAGATCGAGGTGGCCCTGGCCCGCCGCCCGGCCGCCGACCCGGCCCGCCGGCTCGGCGTCCTGATGGTCAACCCCGGCGGTCCGGGCGCCTCCGCGGTGAACATGGCCCTGGACACCGAGTTCTTCACCGCCGAGGTCACCGACCGGTTCGACATCGTCGGCCTCGACCCGCGCGGGGTGGGCCGCAGCTCACCGGTCCTCTGCGACCAGAAGCTGGTCGACACCAAGCCGTCGCCGTTGCCGGCCACCGAGGCCGAGTTCGGCCGGATCGCCGTCTTCAACCAGCGGCTGGCCGCCGACTGCGCGGCACGGTCCGGCCCGGCGTTCCACCACGCGGACACGGCCAGCGTGGTCCACGACATGGAGGCGCTGCGCGTAGCCCTCGGCGAACAGAAAATCAACTTCTACGGCGCCTCGTACGGCACGATGCTCGGCCAGCTCTACGGCGAGCTCTACCCCGCGCGGCTGCGCGGCCTGGTCCTGGACAGCGTGATGGACCACAGCGCCGGCGTCGACGCCTTCCTGACCCAGTCGGCCGAGGCCGCCCAGAACGCCTTCGAGCAGTTCGTCGCCTGGTGTGCGCGGGACGACAAGTGCGCGCTGCGGGGCCGCGACATCAAGGCGATCTGGGCCGCGCTGATGAAACGGGCCGAGGCCGGAACCCTGGCCGATCCGTACGACCCGCCGGCCCGCCTGCGCGTCTGGGACCTGATCTCGGCGGCGTTCAGCGCCTTCTACGACCCGCAGTGGTACTCCTTCGCGCACTACCTGAAGGAGGCGTACGAGCCGGCGCCGGCCGGGCCACGGGTGGGCAGCACACCGGTCGACCTCACCCCGCACAGCTTTCCGGCGGTGGTCTGTCAGGACTGGTCGCTGCCGATGGGTGGGTATGCCGGCTATCGGGCACGGTTGCGGGGGCTCGCCGTACGGGCACCGCAGATGCTCGCCTCCCCGCTGGCCCTGACCGCCGCGGCCGGCTGCCTGGGCTGGCCCACCCCGCCGGTCAACCCGCAGCGCCCGATCGCGAAGGCAGCCGGGCCGGTGCTGCTGGTCAACTCCCGGCACGACCCGGCCACCGCGTACGTCTGGGCCCGCCAGGTCGCCCAGCAACTGGGGCCGTCCGCCCGGCTGCTCACCTACCAGGGGTGGGGGCACGTCACCTACGACCACAGCGAGTGCGTGAGCGGGGCGGTGGATCGTTATCTGACCGACCTGAGCCTGCCCGCGGCCGGGGCGACCTGCCCGGCGATCGAGCCGGAACCGTACGGCGTCGGCTGA
- a CDS encoding HAD family hydrolase: protein MSRIKAVVFDLDGVIIDTEEVWEEVRRGYVAEHGREFLPDSQDRMMGMSTGEWSAHLADEVGVPRTAQQVAADVLGRMAERYREALPLIPGSVEVVRALGAHYRLALASSSARILIDQVLETAGLTGEFEVTLSTEEVPRGKPAPDVYLTAVDRLGLTPADCAAIEDSSNGLRSAGAAGLTVIAVPHGVYPAAPDALAQAKLVVSAITEVTPEAIEKL from the coding sequence GTGAGCCGGATCAAGGCGGTCGTCTTCGACCTGGACGGGGTCATCATCGACACCGAGGAGGTCTGGGAGGAGGTCCGCCGGGGGTACGTCGCCGAGCACGGCCGCGAGTTCCTGCCGGACAGCCAGGACCGGATGATGGGGATGAGCACCGGGGAGTGGTCGGCGCATCTGGCTGACGAGGTGGGCGTTCCGCGTACGGCGCAGCAGGTCGCCGCCGACGTGCTGGGCCGGATGGCCGAGCGGTACCGGGAGGCGTTGCCGCTGATCCCGGGCTCGGTCGAGGTGGTCCGCGCGCTCGGCGCCCACTACCGGCTGGCGCTGGCCAGTTCGTCGGCGCGGATCCTGATCGACCAGGTGCTCGAGACCGCCGGGCTGACCGGCGAGTTCGAGGTGACCCTGTCCACCGAGGAGGTGCCGCGCGGCAAGCCGGCGCCGGACGTCTACCTCACCGCGGTGGACCGGCTCGGGCTCACCCCCGCCGACTGCGCGGCGATCGAGGACTCCAGCAACGGTCTGCGCTCGGCCGGCGCCGCCGGGCTGACCGTGATCGCCGTCCCGCACGGGGTCTACCCGGCCGCGCCGGACGCGCTGGCCCAGGCGAAACTCGTGGTCAGCGCCATCACGGAGGTGACTCCGGAGGCCATCGAGAAGCTCTAG
- a CDS encoding PQQ-dependent sugar dehydrogenase — MNAARLVLAATGVAVLTACSSDGTATPPTVEPVPTVSAPASVAASAPAPTGTPDLTDPQTVASGLDVPWGLAFLPDGSALAAERDTGRILQVKPGAEPREVYRVAGVDAGGEGGLLGLAVAADHAETDLVYAYFTASGDNRIVRFKLSGGEPEVIFDGIEKGSRHNGGRIAFGPDRMLYVGTGDAGDEPRSQDRADPSGKILRLTPDGEPAPGNPWAGSPVWSLGHRNVQGLAWDAQGRMYGVEFGQNTWDEVNVIEKGKNYGWPEVEGRGDDDRYVNPIVQWTTDEASPSGAAVSGDTLYVAALRGERLWRVPLGGGSTEAKFSGEYGRLRTVAVAPDGSLWLTTSNTDGRGDARDGDDRILRFPVR, encoded by the coding sequence ATGAACGCAGCCCGCCTGGTTCTCGCGGCGACCGGCGTCGCCGTCCTCACCGCTTGCTCCTCCGACGGCACGGCGACCCCGCCCACCGTGGAACCGGTGCCGACCGTCTCCGCACCGGCGTCAGTAGCGGCGAGCGCCCCCGCGCCCACCGGCACGCCCGACCTCACCGATCCGCAGACCGTGGCGTCCGGGCTGGACGTGCCCTGGGGCCTGGCCTTCCTGCCGGACGGCAGCGCACTGGCGGCGGAACGCGACACCGGCCGGATCCTGCAGGTCAAGCCGGGCGCCGAGCCGCGCGAGGTGTACCGGGTGGCCGGTGTGGACGCCGGCGGCGAGGGTGGCCTGCTGGGCCTGGCGGTCGCGGCCGATCACGCCGAGACAGATCTGGTGTACGCCTACTTCACCGCATCCGGCGACAACCGGATCGTCCGGTTCAAGCTGAGCGGCGGCGAGCCGGAAGTGATCTTCGACGGCATCGAGAAGGGCTCACGGCACAACGGCGGGCGGATCGCGTTCGGCCCGGACCGGATGCTCTACGTCGGGACCGGCGACGCCGGCGACGAGCCGCGCTCACAGGACCGCGCGGACCCGAGCGGCAAGATCCTGCGGCTCACGCCGGACGGCGAGCCTGCGCCGGGCAACCCGTGGGCGGGCTCACCGGTCTGGAGCCTGGGCCACCGCAACGTGCAGGGCCTGGCCTGGGACGCGCAGGGCCGGATGTACGGCGTCGAGTTCGGCCAGAACACCTGGGACGAGGTGAACGTCATCGAGAAGGGCAAGAACTACGGCTGGCCCGAGGTGGAGGGCCGCGGCGACGACGACCGGTACGTCAACCCGATCGTGCAGTGGACGACCGACGAGGCGTCCCCGAGCGGGGCCGCCGTCTCCGGTGACACGTTGTACGTCGCCGCGCTGCGCGGTGAACGGCTGTGGAGGGTGCCGCTCGGCGGGGGAAGCACCGAGGCGAAGTTCAGCGGTGAGTACGGGAGGCTGCGCACGGTCGCCGTGGCGCCGGACGGTTCGTTGTGGTTGACCACGTCGAACACCGACGGCCGCGGCGACGCGCGCGATGGTGACGACCGGATCCTGCGTTTCCCGGTGCGATGA
- the trmB gene encoding tRNA (guanosine(46)-N7)-methyltransferase TrmB, protein MSETSAARPIRTFHPRRGRMSARHFDAHEALWPRFGLMITDGDRSPLDLTELFGRAAPVVLEIGFGMGDATASMAAAEPDRDFLGVEVHTPGIGNLLALAGEQSLTNVRVAHGDALQLVHRIAPGALDAVHVFFPDPWPKARHHKRRLIQPANVALLRDRLRPGGVLHCATDWPHYADAMAETLDADPHLRRLPATPHARPETKFERRGTAAGRPIKDLRYARV, encoded by the coding sequence ATGAGTGAGACTTCCGCGGCACGCCCGATCCGTACCTTCCATCCGCGACGCGGGCGGATGAGCGCCCGTCACTTCGACGCGCACGAGGCGCTCTGGCCACGGTTCGGCCTGATGATCACTGATGGTGACCGGAGTCCACTGGATCTCACCGAGTTGTTCGGGCGCGCGGCTCCGGTCGTACTGGAAATCGGTTTCGGAATGGGGGACGCAACGGCCTCGATGGCCGCTGCCGAGCCGGACCGCGACTTCCTCGGCGTCGAAGTGCACACGCCGGGCATCGGCAACCTGCTCGCGCTCGCCGGCGAACAAAGCCTGACGAATGTGCGCGTAGCGCACGGAGACGCCCTCCAGCTCGTGCATCGGATCGCGCCGGGAGCGCTGGACGCGGTGCACGTGTTCTTCCCGGACCCGTGGCCGAAGGCCCGGCATCACAAGCGCCGCCTGATCCAGCCGGCGAACGTGGCCCTGCTCCGCGACCGTCTGCGCCCGGGCGGCGTGCTGCATTGCGCCACCGACTGGCCGCACTACGCGGACGCGATGGCGGAGACGCTCGACGCTGATCCGCACCTGCGCCGCCTGCCGGCGACCCCGCACGCCCGGCCGGAGACCAAGTTCGAGCGGCGCGGCACGGCAGCAGGCCGGCCGATCAAAGATCTGCGCTACGCGCGAGTTTGA
- the ggt gene encoding gamma-glutamyltransferase — protein sequence MRFLPALTALSLTTLGVVAASPPATAGGNTALGPTATGYGGAVATVDANATAVGLDVLRRGGNAVDAAIAAAATLGVTEPFSAGIGGGGFFVYYDAKRRAISTIDGRETAPASATERLFIDPADGLPYDFNEARVSGLSVGAPGTLATWESAARKWGTRSLGSLLQPAARVAEQGFVVDATFNQQIAAIAPAFGQFSSTSELYLPGGAPPAVGTIQRNPDLAATYRLIARKGTDVFYRGAIGADLIETVQNPPIADDPIGEWAYPIRPGALTRADLAGYRLRYPDPVRSDYRGLTVYGMNTPSSGGTAVGEALNIIEKGLPTSAGTTEKLHYYLEASALAFADRNRYVGADTPQRTIKRLLSDRWAKQRACQIDPGKALTKPVQPGDINATGCTPAAVGGPTEQGQSTTNLTVADKWGNIVEYTFTIEATGGNAMVVPGRGFVLNNELTDFNFAPTQGDAPDPNLPGPNKRPRSSMSPTIVLKDGKPFLALGSPGGATIITTVLQMLVNRVDLGMTLPEAMAAPRASQRNTAGIQAEPAFRAQYGPALTALGHTFGPDVAELGAATAIEFTRGGGFIASSEPVRRGGGAAGVVRPAR from the coding sequence ATGCGGTTCCTGCCCGCACTGACAGCGCTGTCACTGACCACCCTGGGGGTCGTGGCCGCGTCCCCACCCGCCACCGCGGGCGGGAACACGGCCCTCGGGCCGACCGCCACCGGATACGGCGGCGCGGTCGCCACCGTCGACGCCAACGCCACCGCCGTCGGCCTGGACGTGCTGCGGCGCGGTGGCAACGCGGTGGACGCCGCCATCGCGGCCGCCGCCACGCTCGGCGTCACCGAGCCGTTCTCGGCCGGGATCGGGGGCGGCGGCTTCTTCGTCTACTACGACGCCAAGCGCCGTGCGATCTCCACCATCGACGGGCGGGAGACCGCGCCGGCGTCGGCGACCGAGCGACTCTTCATCGATCCGGCCGACGGGTTGCCGTACGACTTCAACGAGGCCCGGGTCAGCGGGCTGTCGGTCGGCGCGCCCGGCACGCTCGCCACCTGGGAGTCCGCCGCCCGCAAGTGGGGCACCCGGTCGCTGGGCAGCCTGCTCCAGCCGGCCGCCCGGGTCGCCGAGCAGGGATTCGTCGTCGACGCGACGTTCAACCAGCAGATCGCCGCCATCGCGCCCGCGTTCGGCCAGTTCAGCTCGACCAGCGAGCTCTACCTGCCCGGCGGTGCTCCGCCCGCGGTCGGCACGATCCAGCGGAACCCGGACCTGGCCGCCACCTACCGGCTGATCGCGCGCAAGGGCACCGACGTCTTCTACCGCGGGGCGATCGGAGCGGACCTGATCGAGACCGTGCAGAACCCGCCGATCGCCGACGATCCGATCGGCGAGTGGGCGTACCCGATTCGGCCCGGCGCCCTGACCCGCGCCGACCTGGCCGGTTACCGGCTGCGCTACCCGGACCCGGTGCGTTCCGACTACCGCGGGCTGACGGTCTACGGCATGAACACGCCATCCAGCGGCGGCACCGCGGTCGGTGAGGCCCTCAACATCATCGAGAAGGGGCTGCCCACCTCGGCCGGGACCACCGAGAAGCTGCACTACTACCTCGAGGCGTCGGCCCTCGCCTTCGCCGACCGCAACCGCTACGTCGGCGCGGACACCCCGCAGCGGACCATCAAGCGACTGCTCTCCGATCGCTGGGCGAAGCAGCGGGCCTGTCAGATCGACCCGGGCAAGGCGCTCACCAAGCCGGTCCAGCCCGGTGACATCAACGCCACCGGCTGCACGCCGGCCGCCGTCGGCGGACCGACCGAGCAGGGGCAGAGCACGACCAACCTCACCGTCGCCGACAAGTGGGGCAACATCGTCGAGTACACCTTCACCATCGAGGCGACCGGTGGGAACGCGATGGTCGTACCGGGCCGTGGTTTCGTTCTCAACAACGAGCTGACCGACTTCAACTTCGCGCCGACCCAGGGCGACGCGCCCGACCCCAACCTGCCCGGCCCGAACAAGCGGCCGCGCAGTTCGATGTCGCCGACCATCGTGCTCAAGGACGGCAAGCCGTTCCTGGCGCTCGGCTCGCCGGGTGGCGCGACCATCATCACCACCGTGCTCCAGATGCTGGTCAACCGGGTCGACCTGGGCATGACGCTGCCGGAGGCGATGGCCGCGCCGCGGGCCTCGCAGCGCAACACCGCCGGCATCCAGGCCGAGCCGGCGTTCCGCGCCCAGTATGGGCCGGCGCTCACCGCGCTGGGCCACACCTTCGGTCCGGACGTGGCCGAGCTGGGGGCGGCCACCGCGATCGAATTCACCCGTGGCGGCGGCTTCATCGCCTCCTCCGAACCGGTCCGCCGCGGCGGCGGGGCGGCCGGGGTGGTTCGTCCGGCCCGCTGA
- a CDS encoding sensor histidine kinase: protein MAATGASAAPDAAATDLAAASSAAAAMSAAAAMTATAATAAAEAAGAAATAAGAAAGGSRVSPADGAHTPRRAGIFREVLAEATAAGPTLHRGVLTSGSADQLAALVARAAQVPSACIQFVEGSRLRLYGSWGISADWEVVAETGLENSLGGMVVRTGVAVIINDASNDERVPDGVLAADGGAYLGYPVHDRFGMVLGVCCAYDHRPREWSPDQITAVAEAAEVATLLIGEQLARYELEQQHRFLDAVLDSLHDGVTACDATGRIVFVNERMRRLWGDGTDLASGLTDPTGAPLTRDDLGLNRALRGERIRDEPVALEGRSRRTRHFLMDAQPIHGLDGRVVGAVQAVQDVTRQRRAERFRSCELAVTTALAGAPSIEAAGPRVLEAVVATLDWVHAELWMVDGGTIRPAARWSAPGWPTGIVVPESLPYGQGLAGRAWQVDKPLWIRDVGRPQSLISPTMAAERLHTALAIPVHDGSGPIGVLTVFADAVEDPEDELVALMSGIAAHLGQFVERRRVEDLQRQLTRSKNEYLALIGHELRTPLTSISAYTELLREADEATLVRDGPRLIQVIERNTTQLRDIINELLELSALDAGHADVRRTPMDLAAVVRDVVDRTRVAIDGAPVVIDADLPGELIVPGDRDRLRHIVENLLGTAVRYSPDGGHVEVTLRSTGRAAELAVSDAAADVPRIEREQMFTGLYRTARGHDRVLPGSGLGLTLSRAVVERHHGSIELTGGDAGTTVLIRLPLDVG, encoded by the coding sequence GTGGCTGCTACCGGCGCTTCGGCCGCCCCTGATGCCGCGGCCACCGACCTCGCAGCCGCCAGCAGCGCGGCAGCGGCGATGAGTGCGGCCGCCGCCATGACCGCGACCGCAGCGACAGCCGCTGCCGAGGCCGCCGGGGCCGCTGCGACGGCGGCCGGAGCAGCTGCTGGAGGCTCCCGGGTCAGCCCGGCCGACGGCGCACACACGCCGCGCCGGGCCGGGATCTTCCGGGAAGTGCTCGCTGAAGCCACCGCGGCCGGCCCGACGTTGCACCGCGGCGTGCTGACCAGCGGCTCCGCCGACCAGCTGGCGGCGCTGGTGGCCCGGGCCGCGCAGGTGCCCAGCGCCTGCATCCAGTTCGTCGAGGGCAGCCGGCTGCGCCTCTACGGCAGTTGGGGGATCTCCGCCGACTGGGAGGTGGTGGCCGAGACCGGGCTGGAGAACTCGCTCGGCGGCATGGTGGTCCGGACCGGCGTCGCGGTGATCATCAACGATGCGAGCAACGACGAGCGCGTACCGGACGGGGTGCTTGCCGCCGACGGTGGCGCCTACCTGGGGTATCCGGTGCATGACCGGTTCGGGATGGTGCTCGGGGTGTGCTGCGCCTACGACCACCGGCCCCGGGAGTGGTCGCCGGATCAGATCACCGCGGTGGCCGAGGCTGCCGAGGTGGCGACGCTGCTGATCGGGGAGCAGCTGGCGCGCTACGAGCTCGAGCAGCAGCACCGGTTCCTGGACGCCGTGCTGGACAGCCTGCACGACGGGGTGACCGCCTGCGACGCCACCGGGCGGATCGTGTTCGTCAACGAGCGGATGCGGCGGCTCTGGGGTGACGGCACCGACCTGGCGTCCGGGCTGACCGACCCGACCGGCGCCCCGCTGACCCGCGACGATCTGGGGTTGAACCGGGCGCTGCGCGGCGAACGGATCCGGGACGAGCCGGTGGCGCTGGAGGGCCGCAGCCGGCGTACCCGGCATTTCCTGATGGATGCCCAGCCGATCCACGGGCTGGACGGCCGGGTGGTCGGCGCGGTGCAGGCCGTGCAGGACGTCACCCGGCAGCGGCGGGCCGAACGGTTCCGCAGCTGCGAGCTGGCCGTGACGACCGCGCTGGCCGGGGCGCCGAGCATCGAGGCGGCCGGGCCGCGCGTGCTGGAAGCCGTGGTGGCGACCCTGGACTGGGTGCACGCCGAGTTGTGGATGGTCGACGGCGGGACGATCCGGCCGGCCGCGCGGTGGAGCGCCCCGGGCTGGCCGACCGGGATCGTGGTTCCGGAGAGCTTGCCGTACGGCCAGGGCCTCGCCGGTCGGGCCTGGCAGGTGGACAAGCCGCTCTGGATCCGGGACGTGGGCCGCCCGCAGAGCCTGATCTCGCCGACGATGGCGGCGGAGCGGCTGCACACCGCGCTGGCCATCCCGGTGCACGACGGGTCCGGCCCGATCGGGGTGCTGACCGTGTTCGCCGACGCGGTCGAGGATCCGGAGGACGAGCTGGTCGCGCTGATGTCCGGGATCGCCGCGCACCTCGGGCAGTTCGTGGAGCGGCGCCGGGTGGAGGATCTGCAGCGGCAGCTGACCCGGAGCAAGAACGAGTACCTGGCGCTGATCGGGCACGAGCTGCGCACCCCGCTCACGTCGATCAGCGCCTACACCGAGTTGCTGCGCGAGGCGGACGAGGCGACCCTGGTCCGGGACGGGCCGCGGCTGATCCAGGTGATCGAGCGGAACACCACGCAACTGCGGGACATCATCAACGAGCTGCTCGAGTTGTCCGCGCTGGACGCGGGGCACGCGGACGTACGCCGTACCCCGATGGATCTTGCCGCAGTGGTCCGCGACGTGGTGGACCGCACCCGGGTCGCGATCGACGGCGCGCCCGTGGTGATCGACGCCGACCTGCCGGGTGAGCTGATCGTCCCCGGCGACCGGGACCGGCTGCGCCACATCGTGGAGAACCTGCTCGGCACCGCGGTCCGGTACAGCCCGGACGGCGGGCACGTCGAGGTGACGCTGCGCAGCACCGGGCGCGCCGCCGAGCTGGCGGTCTCGGACGCCGCGGCTGACGTGCCGCGGATCGAGCGGGAGCAGATGTTCACCGGCCTTTACCGGACCGCCCGCGGCCATGACCGGGTCTTGCCAGGCTCCGGGCTGGGCTTGACGCTGAGCCGTGCGGTGGTGGAGCGCCATCACGGCAGCATCGAGCTGACCGGCGGGGATGCGGGGACGACCGTGCTCATCCGGCTTCCGCTCGACGTCGGCTGA
- a CDS encoding TolB family protein — MKKIAGLVTLAAALGGGAFLQPAVAQAATVEAQAATVEARAASVELPSLVAYVRGGDVHVSKGAGEKRLTTGGGHARPRWSPDGRQIAFLKSGQLWIMKADGTGQRRLSTRPAGGPSWSPDGKWIAFGSLSCTGGPGVYRIAATGKGKVEVLFPRECRRAAMPAEKAMPAEKAMPAEKAMPAEKVAGARTASAQLTERLRTDDAVAWSPDGTRVAFRGGDCESVYDACLSIGTITSGAEKTVAAYGGGGVQNSGFAVIPSWRADGAKLAFTAYQEGETAAENLPVHLVEYDTVTGAKRTVGTSLDRELDYLDASRAVVTSQNAGGSWVTVVGLANGVRVPFRSGSQPSVQPAVS; from the coding sequence ATGAAGAAGATCGCGGGATTGGTGACGCTGGCGGCGGCGCTGGGTGGTGGTGCGTTCCTGCAGCCGGCAGTAGCGCAAGCGGCCACGGTCGAAGCGCAAGCAGCCACGGTCGAAGCGCGAGCAGCCTCGGTTGAGCTGCCGAGCCTGGTGGCGTACGTGCGTGGCGGCGACGTCCACGTCAGCAAGGGCGCCGGCGAGAAGCGGCTGACCACCGGCGGCGGGCACGCCCGTCCGCGCTGGTCGCCGGACGGGCGGCAGATCGCCTTCCTCAAGAGCGGCCAGCTCTGGATCATGAAGGCGGACGGCACCGGTCAGCGACGGCTCAGCACCCGGCCGGCCGGCGGTCCGTCCTGGTCGCCGGACGGGAAGTGGATCGCGTTCGGTTCGCTGTCCTGCACCGGCGGGCCGGGCGTGTACCGGATCGCGGCAACCGGAAAGGGCAAGGTCGAGGTGCTGTTTCCGCGAGAGTGCCGGCGCGCGGCGATGCCGGCCGAGAAGGCGATGCCGGCCGAGAAGGCGATGCCGGCCGAAAAGGCAATGCCGGCCGAGAAGGTGGCGGGGGCCCGGACCGCTTCCGCACAGTTGACGGAACGGCTGCGTACGGACGACGCCGTGGCCTGGTCACCGGACGGGACGCGGGTGGCGTTCCGTGGGGGTGACTGCGAGTCCGTTTATGACGCCTGCCTGAGCATCGGGACGATCACGTCGGGCGCGGAGAAGACGGTTGCCGCGTACGGGGGTGGCGGCGTCCAGAACAGCGGTTTCGCGGTGATCCCGAGCTGGCGGGCGGACGGGGCGAAGTTGGCGTTCACCGCGTACCAGGAGGGTGAGACGGCGGCCGAGAACCTGCCGGTGCACCTGGTGGAGTACGACACGGTGACCGGGGCCAAGCGCACGGTGGGCACCTCTCTGGACCGTGAACTCGACTACCTGGACGCCTCCCGCGCCGTCGTGACCAGCCAGAACGCGGGCGGCTCGTGGGTGACCGTGGTCGGCCTGGCGAACGGGGTCCGGGTCCCGTTCCGGTCCGGTTCGCAGCCGAGCGTGCAGCCCGCCGTATCGTAG
- a CDS encoding sodium:solute symporter family protein, which yields MDGLRLDVSFVDYLILTIYFVTVLGVGFAARRAIKSSSDFFLSGRSMPAWVTGLAFISANLGALEIIGMSANGAQYGMMTVHYFWIGAVPAMVFLGIVMMPFYYGSKVRSVPEFLRLRFNRPTHLFNAVSFAVAQVLIAGVNLYALALILQALLGWPLWSSIVVGAVIVLAYITLGGLSSAIYNEVLQFFVIVAGLLPITIIGLIKVGGVDGLFEKVRQSPLGEAGLHTWADTGGTDNPLGASWIGIVFGLGFVLSFGYWTTNFAEVQRALSAKDMNAARRTSIIGAFPKLLVPAITIIPGLIALVTIQGLGAEEGDLIYNNAVPLLMRDLLPNGVLGVAVTGLVASFMAGMAANVSGFNTVFTYDIWQTYIRRHRSDGYYLRVGRIATIAGIVVGIGTAFIAAGFDNIMNYIQALFSLFNAPLFATFIVGMFWKRMSAWAGFWSLLLGFLASLTLYILHLTETLHFNSDLEESFWGAGLAFVTAVVVALIVTPFTPGKSDDELRGLVYGLGGPTTSGEVIVASEKVWWRNPVLLGFIALALAVLLYIPVW from the coding sequence GTGGATGGACTCCGGCTCGACGTCAGCTTCGTCGACTACCTGATCCTCACCATCTATTTCGTCACGGTGCTGGGCGTCGGATTCGCCGCCCGGCGGGCGATCAAAAGCAGTTCCGACTTCTTCCTCTCCGGGCGCTCGATGCCCGCCTGGGTCACCGGTCTGGCCTTCATCTCGGCCAACCTGGGCGCCCTGGAGATCATCGGGATGTCCGCGAACGGCGCCCAGTACGGCATGATGACGGTCCACTACTTCTGGATCGGCGCCGTACCGGCGATGGTCTTTCTCGGCATCGTGATGATGCCGTTCTACTACGGCTCCAAGGTGCGCAGCGTCCCGGAGTTCCTGCGACTACGGTTCAACCGGCCCACCCACCTGTTCAACGCGGTCAGCTTCGCGGTGGCCCAGGTGCTGATCGCCGGCGTCAACCTGTACGCCCTGGCTCTGATCCTGCAGGCGCTGCTCGGCTGGCCGCTCTGGTCGTCGATCGTGGTCGGCGCGGTGATCGTGCTGGCGTACATCACGCTCGGTGGTCTGTCCTCGGCGATCTACAACGAGGTGCTGCAGTTCTTCGTGATCGTGGCCGGCCTGCTGCCGATCACCATCATCGGCCTGATCAAGGTCGGCGGCGTCGATGGCCTGTTCGAGAAGGTGCGCCAGTCCCCGCTCGGTGAAGCCGGCCTGCACACCTGGGCGGACACCGGTGGCACCGACAACCCGCTCGGCGCGAGCTGGATCGGCATCGTCTTCGGCCTCGGCTTCGTCCTCTCGTTCGGCTACTGGACGACGAACTTCGCCGAGGTGCAGCGGGCCCTGAGCGCCAAGGACATGAACGCGGCCCGGCGTACGTCGATCATCGGCGCCTTCCCGAAGCTGCTGGTCCCGGCGATCACCATCATCCCCGGCCTGATCGCCCTGGTGACCATCCAGGGGCTGGGCGCCGAGGAGGGCGACCTGATCTACAACAACGCCGTTCCGCTGCTGATGCGTGACCTGCTGCCGAACGGCGTGCTGGGCGTGGCGGTGACCGGTCTGGTGGCGTCCTTCATGGCCGGCATGGCGGCGAACGTGAGCGGCTTCAACACCGTCTTCACGTACGACATCTGGCAGACCTACATCCGACGGCACCGCAGCGACGGCTACTACCTGCGGGTGGGCCGGATCGCCACGATCGCCGGTATCGTCGTCGGCATCGGCACGGCGTTCATCGCGGCCGGTTTCGACAACATCATGAACTACATCCAGGCCCTGTTCTCGCTCTTCAACGCGCCGCTGTTCGCCACGTTCATCGTCGGCATGTTCTGGAAGCGGATGTCCGCGTGGGCCGGCTTCTGGTCGCTGCTGCTCGGCTTCCTCGCCTCGCTGACGCTCTACATCCTGCACCTGACCGAGACGCTGCACTTCAACTCGGACCTCGAGGAGAGCTTCTGGGGTGCGGGTCTCGCCTTCGTGACCGCGGTGGTGGTCGCGCTGATCGTCACGCCCTTCACCCCGGGCAAGTCGGACGACGAACTCCGCGGCCTGGTCTACGGCCTGGGCGGCCCGACCACCTCCGGCGAGGTGATCGTCGCCTCGGAGAAGGTCTGGTGGCGCAACCCGGTCCTGCTCGGCTTCATCGCCCTGGCGCTGGCCGTCCTGCTGTACATCCCCGTCTGGTGA